From a region of the Acidimicrobiales bacterium genome:
- a CDS encoding MarC family protein, whose translation MTARALLLTIMALGWWRVPAALGWSLDSAETHRRARSVAVGCATVVGVAMTLLAWLSGPILDWLEVDTETFRIATGLVVAAVGLARTLGWGSRPEQAAYSNGRAGLAHNLWPVAYPVLSGPVTVAASISVGSDHGVALVLAGAVVGVGLTWFAGGLRGGGWAGHVVRFAGVVLMVLATALIFDGLRDV comes from the coding sequence GTGACAGCCAGAGCACTGTTGTTGACGATCATGGCGCTCGGTTGGTGGCGGGTTCCCGCCGCGCTCGGGTGGTCGCTCGACTCGGCCGAAACCCACAGGCGGGCCAGATCGGTCGCGGTCGGGTGCGCGACGGTCGTGGGTGTGGCGATGACGCTTCTGGCCTGGCTGTCTGGCCCGATACTCGATTGGCTCGAGGTCGACACGGAGACCTTCAGGATCGCCACCGGCCTGGTGGTGGCTGCGGTTGGTTTGGCGCGCACCCTGGGCTGGGGCAGCCGGCCCGAGCAGGCCGCTTATTCGAACGGTCGAGCGGGTCTGGCGCACAATCTGTGGCCGGTCGCCTATCCGGTGTTGTCTGGCCCGGTGACGGTGGCGGCGTCGATCTCGGTGGGCAGCGACCACGGCGTCGCCCTGGTGCTCGCGGGAGCGGTTGTCGGCGTGGGCCTCACCTGGTTCGCAGGGGGTTTGCGAGGTGGTGGCTGGGCGGGCCATGTCGTTCGCTTCGCAGGTGTCGTGCTGATGGTGCTGGCTACGGCCCTGATCTTCGACGGTCTGCGCGACGTTTGA
- a CDS encoding ATP-dependent DNA ligase produces MLPVTPPIKPMLAKAIAAIPEGSDLSFEPKWDGFRCIVFRDGDDVHLGSRNERPLTRYFPELIEPLRSCLPERAVVDGEIIVALDDHLAFDALQQRIHPAESRVELLAAQTPAQFVAFDLLALGDDNLMGRPFRERRAALETIAAGFEHPIHLVRATTDHQTAVVWHRRFEGAGLDGLIAKPLDGVYEPNKRVQFKIKHTRTADVVVAGYRMHKDGAGVGSLVVGMYDEQDRLQHMGVAASFAAKFRTQLLELLEPHVLADPSAHPWAHWMDPAAHEHGVMPGSPHRWSGAKGDQSWIPLDCRLVVEVKYEATLNGRFRGTTRFVRWRPDRDALSCRFDQLEEPVPVGLSEVLS; encoded by the coding sequence ATGCTGCCGGTGACACCCCCGATCAAGCCGATGCTCGCAAAGGCGATTGCGGCCATCCCCGAGGGGTCAGACCTGTCGTTCGAACCCAAGTGGGACGGGTTTCGCTGCATCGTGTTTCGCGACGGCGATGATGTTCATCTGGGCTCCAGAAACGAGCGCCCCCTCACCCGCTACTTCCCCGAATTGATCGAGCCGCTGCGCTCGTGCCTGCCCGAACGAGCCGTGGTCGACGGCGAGATAATCGTGGCCCTCGACGACCACCTGGCCTTCGATGCCCTGCAACAGCGAATCCACCCCGCCGAATCTCGAGTCGAGTTGCTGGCCGCGCAGACGCCGGCTCAGTTCGTGGCCTTTGACCTGCTGGCGCTGGGCGACGACAACTTGATGGGCCGACCGTTTCGCGAGCGCCGCGCTGCGCTGGAGACCATCGCCGCCGGTTTCGAGCACCCGATACACCTGGTGCGCGCCACCACCGACCACCAGACGGCCGTCGTCTGGCACCGCAGATTCGAGGGTGCGGGCCTCGACGGCCTCATCGCCAAACCGCTCGACGGCGTCTACGAGCCCAACAAGCGGGTTCAGTTCAAGATCAAGCACACCCGCACCGCCGACGTGGTTGTGGCGGGCTACCGCATGCACAAGGACGGCGCTGGTGTCGGGTCGCTGGTGGTCGGCATGTACGACGAACAAGACCGGCTGCAGCACATGGGTGTGGCCGCGAGCTTCGCCGCCAAGTTCCGAACCCAGCTACTGGAGCTTCTGGAGCCACACGTACTGGCCGATCCTTCCGCTCACCCGTGGGCTCACTGGATGGACCCCGCCGCGCACGAACACGGGGTGATGCCGGGCTCGCCACACCGGTGGAGCGGGGCCAAGGGCGACCAATCCTGGATTCCGCTCGATTGCCGGCTTGTGGTCGAGGTCAAGTACGAGGCGACCCTCAACGGGCGGTTCCGCGGCACCACCAGGTTCGTGCGATGGAGGCCAGATCGCGACGCGCTTTCGTGCCGGTTCGACCAGCTCGAAGAACCCGTTCCGGTGGGCCTGTCCGAAGTGTTGTCTTGA
- a CDS encoding SDR family NAD(P)-dependent oxidoreductase gives MDSFDFDEILRARRLDDRVAVVTGAGSGIGRATSVVLAALGARVACWDVDSEGVEQTCAHIQAQGGTALAALVDVSDPAAVEAAVDQVRDVLGPVDILINNAGVSIPAGIGSDAFQASWERSFAVNLTGQANTVRACLEDLARAGDGRIVNIASTEGLGATAGMPAYTASKHGVIGFTKSLAVELGRLGVTANCVCPGPIETGMTAPIPAADKEVFAKRRVPLRRYGQPIELANAIASLVLPASSYLNGAVVRVDGGMLVRNA, from the coding sequence ATGGACAGCTTCGACTTCGACGAGATCTTGCGCGCCCGGCGCCTCGACGATCGAGTTGCGGTGGTCACCGGTGCAGGCAGCGGCATCGGCAGGGCTACCAGTGTGGTGTTGGCGGCACTGGGCGCCCGCGTTGCGTGCTGGGACGTCGACTCCGAAGGGGTCGAGCAGACCTGCGCGCACATACAGGCGCAGGGCGGCACAGCCCTGGCCGCGCTGGTCGACGTCAGCGATCCGGCGGCCGTCGAGGCCGCAGTCGACCAGGTGCGCGACGTACTGGGGCCCGTCGACATCTTGATCAACAACGCCGGCGTGTCCATCCCCGCCGGCATCGGATCGGACGCTTTTCAAGCTTCGTGGGAGCGGTCTTTCGCCGTGAACCTGACGGGTCAGGCCAACACCGTCCGGGCGTGTCTGGAAGATCTGGCCAGGGCGGGCGACGGACGCATCGTCAACATCGCCAGCACGGAGGGTCTGGGGGCCACCGCCGGCATGCCTGCCTACACGGCCAGCAAGCATGGTGTCATCGGGTTCACCAAGTCGCTGGCGGTCGAACTCGGGCGGCTGGGCGTGACCGCCAACTGTGTTTGCCCGGGGCCAATCGAAACCGGCATGACCGCTCCGATCCCGGCCGCCGACAAGGAGGTGTTCGCCAAGCGGCGGGTGCCACTGCGCCGCTACGGCCAACCCATCGAGCTCGCCAACGCCATCGCCAGCCTGGTGTTGCCCGCGTCCTCGTACCTGAACGGTGCGGTCGTTCGTGTCGACGGCGGCATGTTGGTACGCAATGCGTGA
- a CDS encoding inositol monophosphatase family protein, with amino-acid sequence MDTQSLLEAAVHVARAAGDVTLDYWRRPDLIVEGKSDGTEVTAADRGAEAVARQLIGEHFPDDAILGEEDGLVGGSSGRTWIVDPIDGTFGFVRGVPLYATLVALVDQEGPVVGVIHLPALRRTIWAGRGQGCFDNGRVARVNSNSSVQGALVCTSDWAAASPEQIAAVRASGARMRTWGDAYGYAMVAAGEAEAMVDPICSAWDLAPMPVILAEAGGRFTDLEGNNSFDSGNGLATNGLIHQPLLDVLAGRTA; translated from the coding sequence GTGGACACACAATCGCTCCTGGAAGCCGCGGTTCACGTCGCCCGTGCAGCAGGTGACGTGACCCTCGACTACTGGCGGCGCCCCGACCTGATCGTCGAAGGCAAATCGGACGGAACCGAGGTGACCGCCGCCGACCGGGGCGCCGAGGCGGTTGCCAGGCAACTGATCGGTGAACACTTCCCCGACGACGCAATTCTCGGAGAAGAAGACGGTCTCGTTGGAGGAAGCAGCGGACGAACCTGGATCGTCGACCCCATCGACGGAACGTTCGGCTTCGTTCGTGGTGTTCCCCTTTACGCGACCCTGGTGGCACTGGTCGATCAGGAGGGTCCTGTGGTGGGCGTTATCCACCTGCCCGCCCTGCGACGAACCATCTGGGCCGGGCGCGGCCAGGGCTGTTTCGACAACGGCAGGGTGGCCAGGGTCAACTCGAACTCGTCGGTGCAGGGCGCGCTGGTGTGCACCTCCGACTGGGCTGCTGCCAGCCCCGAACAGATCGCAGCCGTGCGGGCCAGCGGCGCACGTATGCGCACATGGGGAGACGCCTACGGCTATGCCATGGTGGCGGCCGGCGAGGCCGAAGCGATGGTCGATCCGATCTGCTCGGCATGGGACCTGGCTCCGATGCCGGTGATATTGGCCGAGGCCGGGGGGCGTTTCACCGACCTCGAAGGCAACAACAGCTTCGACTCGGGCAACGGCCTCGCCACCAACGGCCTGATCCACCAGCCACTGCTGGACGTCCTGGCCGGGCGAACCGCGTGA
- a CDS encoding helix-turn-helix domain-containing protein: MADQPRHDETAPDEWGRLGAFIRSQRRLKELSQRELAKLTNLSDPYVSQIERGMHQPSVKVLKSLATALNIRVETMLVAAGLLDSRPTNEDVLDTETAIRVDPRLSDEQKLALLSVHRSYVTANEAINRSAPGAVEEGQA, encoded by the coding sequence ATGGCTGATCAGCCACGACACGACGAGACCGCCCCCGACGAATGGGGGCGGCTCGGCGCGTTCATCCGAAGTCAGAGAAGATTGAAGGAGCTGAGCCAGCGCGAGCTCGCCAAGCTCACCAACCTCTCCGACCCCTATGTTTCGCAGATCGAGCGAGGCATGCATCAGCCATCGGTCAAGGTCTTGAAGTCGCTGGCGACGGCGCTGAACATAAGGGTCGAGACGATGCTGGTTGCTGCCGGTTTGCTCGACTCCAGGCCGACCAACGAAGACGTTCTCGATACCGAGACCGCTATCAGGGTCGATCCGAGGCTCAGCGACGAACAGAAGCTGGCGCTCTTGAGCGTGCACCGTTCGTATGTGACGGCCAACGAGGCAATCAACAGGTCCGCGCCGGGCGCGGTCGAGGAAGGACAGGCATGA
- a CDS encoding AI-2E family transporter, translating to MTTETTFDDGDKDRSMPPWLPRAIAMGAFAFAVVFSLAWLVQRLRGLLVLLLMSLFFSFALEPAVNWLHRKGIRRGFATLLVFLGVAVGAVAFLWAMGAVLADQIAILVDEAPGYITEAQAWLAERGVEVNVDDLLQEFQDGGAAASFAQDLAGNLLDVGTTILSVLFQALTVGLFTFYLTADGPRLRRSICSILPPRRQREVLQIWDLAVSKTGGYIYSRVVLATLSFAFHWVVFVLIGVPSPLALAMWVAVVSQFVPVVGTYLAGIFPVLLALLEEPISALWVVIAIVLYQQIENYLFAPPITASTMEMHPAVAFGSVVAGTNILGGVGALLAIPAAAVIQAFVASYVQRHELIESGLLTDDGMARSRLTPDRTGEIPIIDITKGPPPERPQQGDT from the coding sequence GTGACCACCGAAACCACATTCGACGACGGTGACAAAGACCGTTCGATGCCGCCGTGGTTGCCCCGCGCCATAGCCATGGGCGCGTTTGCGTTCGCCGTGGTTTTCTCGCTGGCCTGGCTGGTGCAGCGACTGAGAGGCCTGCTGGTTCTTCTGCTGATGTCGCTGTTCTTCTCGTTCGCTCTGGAGCCGGCCGTCAACTGGTTGCACCGCAAGGGCATCAGGCGCGGATTCGCGACCCTGCTGGTGTTCCTGGGCGTGGCCGTGGGCGCCGTGGCGTTCCTGTGGGCAATGGGCGCGGTGCTAGCCGACCAGATAGCGATCCTGGTCGACGAGGCTCCTGGCTACATCACAGAGGCCCAGGCCTGGTTGGCCGAGCGCGGCGTCGAGGTCAACGTCGACGACCTGCTGCAAGAGTTCCAGGACGGTGGGGCGGCGGCGTCGTTCGCCCAGGATCTGGCCGGCAACCTGCTCGATGTCGGCACCACCATCTTGTCGGTTCTGTTCCAGGCCCTGACGGTGGGCCTGTTCACCTTCTACCTCACCGCAGACGGCCCCAGGCTGAGGCGCTCGATCTGCTCGATCCTGCCGCCACGCCGCCAGCGCGAAGTGCTGCAGATCTGGGACCTGGCCGTGTCGAAGACCGGTGGCTACATCTACAGCCGGGTGGTGTTGGCGACGCTCTCGTTTGCCTTCCACTGGGTGGTGTTCGTGTTGATCGGCGTGCCCTCGCCGCTGGCGTTGGCCATGTGGGTTGCCGTGGTGTCGCAGTTCGTGCCCGTCGTGGGCACCTACCTCGCCGGGATCTTCCCGGTTCTGCTCGCACTGCTCGAAGAACCCATCTCCGCGCTGTGGGTGGTGATTGCAATCGTCTTGTATCAGCAGATCGAGAACTACCTGTTCGCCCCGCCCATAACTGCGTCGACGATGGAGATGCACCCGGCCGTTGCGTTCGGCTCGGTTGTGGCGGGCACGAACATCCTGGGTGGGGTGGGCGCCCTCCTGGCCATCCCGGCCGCTGCCGTCATACAGGCATTCGTTGCCAGCTACGTGCAGCGCCACGAGCTGATCGAGAGCGGGCTGCTGACCGACGACGGCATGGCCCGGTCCAGGCTGACGCCCGACCGAACCGGCGAGATACCAATCATCGACATCACCAAGGGCCCGCCACCCGAGCGGCCCCAGCAGGGGGATACCTGA
- a CDS encoding DUF4031 domain-containing protein produces the protein MTILVDAAIWPWRGRRWAHMVSDTSHDELHHFAVSIGKRRVAFQGDHYDVDEDERLRAIKAGAVSVNARDIVRALRSAGLRVKPGHSEGWQWLAARVQIDHEQHLAEVCAPLGAAGDEAVTLGRALIDELGQVELSAFARPSEVAAMVAVPDESLREAAVGTARAALGPRLPHWFVAGHGPFVAERIQPG, from the coding sequence ATGACGATTCTGGTCGATGCCGCCATCTGGCCTTGGCGCGGCAGGCGGTGGGCCCACATGGTGTCGGACACCTCCCACGACGAGCTGCACCACTTTGCGGTGTCCATCGGAAAGCGCAGGGTGGCGTTCCAGGGCGACCACTACGACGTAGACGAGGACGAACGCCTGCGGGCGATCAAGGCCGGAGCCGTGTCTGTCAACGCACGAGACATCGTGCGAGCGCTGCGCAGCGCCGGGCTGAGGGTCAAACCCGGACACTCCGAGGGCTGGCAGTGGCTGGCGGCCAGGGTTCAGATCGACCACGAACAGCATCTGGCCGAGGTGTGCGCTCCGCTGGGTGCGGCGGGCGACGAGGCGGTCACCCTGGGGCGGGCGCTGATAGACGAACTCGGCCAGGTCGAGCTGTCGGCGTTTGCTCGGCCAAGCGAGGTCGCAGCCATGGTTGCGGTGCCAGATGAGTCATTGCGCGAAGCTGCCGTCGGCACAGCACGGGCAGCCTTGGGGCCCAGGCTGCCGCACTGGTTCGTCGCCGGGCATGGCCCGTTCGTGGCCGAGCGTATCCAACCCGGGTGA
- a CDS encoding lysophospholipid acyltransferase family protein, with amino-acid sequence MSPDSRPVIDDRTGKYYPVVKAMLGPASRHLWRTKITGLENIPANGGAIIAPNHISFLDSALLMGILPRQILFVGKAEYLDDWKTKYLFPATGMIPIDRSGGKASTAALDAAAGVLESGRLFGIYPEGTRSRSGFLHKGRTGVARISMRTGAPVIPCGIVGTDKIQPPDAAFPKLFQHCEFHFGRPIKPDRYVKRGADARTYREFTDEIMFEIRELSGREYVDRYAGAADTNTEEKTTSAEALRTAT; translated from the coding sequence GTGAGCCCAGACTCCCGGCCCGTCATCGACGATCGCACCGGCAAGTACTACCCAGTTGTAAAGGCCATGCTGGGCCCCGCGTCCCGGCACTTGTGGCGCACCAAGATCACCGGGCTCGAGAACATCCCGGCCAACGGTGGGGCGATCATCGCCCCCAACCACATCTCGTTCCTCGATTCGGCCCTGCTCATGGGAATCCTCCCCCGACAGATCCTGTTCGTCGGCAAGGCCGAATATCTCGACGACTGGAAGACCAAGTACCTGTTCCCCGCCACCGGAATGATCCCCATCGACCGCAGCGGCGGCAAGGCCAGCACCGCGGCTCTGGACGCGGCGGCCGGGGTGCTCGAGTCGGGGCGCCTGTTCGGCATCTATCCAGAAGGCACCAGGTCGCGGTCGGGATTCCTACACAAGGGTCGCACGGGCGTGGCCCGCATCTCGATGCGCACTGGGGCACCGGTCATACCCTGCGGCATAGTCGGCACCGACAAGATCCAGCCGCCCGACGCCGCGTTTCCCAAGCTGTTCCAACACTGCGAGTTCCACTTCGGCAGGCCCATAAAGCCCGATCGATATGTCAAGCGTGGTGCCGATGCCCGCACCTATCGAGAGTTCACCGACGAGATCATGTTCGAGATTCGTGAACTTTCGGGGCGCGAATACGTAGATCGATACGCCGGTGCGGCCGACACCAACACAGAAGAGAAAACGACTTCGGCCGAGGCGCTTCGCACTGCGACCTGA
- a CDS encoding GDSL-type esterase/lipase family protein, whose translation MTRPTSLPVLPAAALCAACGVILGAWALILTTPAPASSLSQPAALPSAETSLVATAEPTETTEIAPVVSDASDVRGSSDVVVSASPFAGRTIAVVGDSLTLSAADELEDGFGVDLVVDAETGRSLYGATSALRHAGQAQPDIVIVGLGTNDWAGPPDYGERIDEAIALLGQTCAVWVNAQVFEDGLAVVNSAIDAAAERHGFVVARWSDLSGPPELHLSDGYHLNQDGQNLYADLVVSTAAAACL comes from the coding sequence GTGACGAGACCGACCTCGCTACCGGTTCTTCCCGCAGCTGCACTGTGTGCTGCGTGCGGCGTCATCTTGGGCGCGTGGGCACTGATCCTCACCACTCCGGCGCCGGCCAGTTCGCTGAGCCAACCAGCGGCTCTTCCCAGCGCCGAAACCAGCCTGGTCGCCACCGCTGAACCTACCGAGACAACCGAGATCGCCCCGGTGGTCAGCGATGCGTCCGATGTTCGAGGCAGCTCCGATGTCGTCGTGTCGGCGTCGCCCTTCGCCGGGCGGACCATCGCCGTGGTGGGCGACTCACTGACGCTGTCGGCCGCCGACGAGCTCGAGGATGGTTTCGGCGTGGACCTCGTAGTCGATGCCGAGACCGGCCGAAGCCTCTATGGAGCCACTTCGGCGTTGCGCCATGCAGGCCAGGCGCAGCCCGACATCGTCATCGTGGGTCTGGGCACCAACGACTGGGCGGGCCCGCCCGACTATGGCGAACGCATCGATGAGGCGATCGCGCTGTTGGGCCAGACCTGCGCTGTGTGGGTCAACGCCCAGGTGTTCGAAGACGGCCTGGCGGTCGTGAACTCTGCCATCGACGCGGCCGCCGAGCGCCACGGGTTCGTCGTGGCTCGGTGGTCAGATCTGTCGGGGCCCCCGGAACTGCACCTGTCCGATGGCTACCACCTGAACCAGGACGGGCAGAATCTCTACGCCGACCTGGTGGTGTCGACGGCTGCTGCGGCCTGCCTCTGA
- a CDS encoding SDR family oxidoreductase: MSNDNSLAGVAALVTGGGSGIGMACARRLVADGAAVTLMGRRIDKLRDAARALSAEAGGGAQVTFHSGDVANEDHVASAVAAAAETTGRLGVVVAAAGTGGGAGPVGSIDIEQWNRTLAVNLTGVLACIKHGSNAMTQGGSIVAVSSIAGGLTHRLMTTYCVSKAGLEMLVRNAADELGAKGIRVNAVRPGLVPTELADALASNPAIVDEYLSLMPLGRLGQPQDVADLVGFLAGPQSSWITGQIVGVDGGHTLRRGPDITVGFSGRQ, translated from the coding sequence GTGAGCAACGACAACAGCCTTGCGGGCGTGGCGGCCCTGGTGACCGGCGGCGGATCGGGCATCGGTATGGCCTGCGCCAGGCGACTGGTGGCCGACGGAGCTGCCGTAACGCTGATGGGGCGGCGAATAGACAAGCTTCGTGATGCCGCCAGGGCGCTGAGCGCCGAGGCTGGCGGCGGCGCCCAGGTCACCTTCCACAGCGGCGACGTCGCCAACGAAGACCATGTGGCCTCTGCGGTGGCAGCAGCAGCCGAAACAACCGGTCGGCTGGGCGTGGTGGTGGCGGCGGCAGGCACCGGCGGCGGGGCCGGGCCGGTCGGCAGCATCGACATCGAACAGTGGAATCGCACCCTCGCCGTGAACCTCACTGGCGTTCTGGCCTGCATCAAGCACGGGTCAAACGCCATGACCCAAGGCGGGTCGATCGTGGCGGTGTCGTCGATAGCGGGCGGCCTGACCCACCGGCTGATGACCACCTACTGCGTCAGCAAAGCCGGGCTGGAGATGTTGGTGCGCAACGCGGCCGACGAGCTGGGAGCCAAGGGCATCAGGGTCAACGCCGTGCGCCCTGGACTGGTGCCCACCGAGCTGGCCGATGCGCTGGCGTCGAACCCGGCGATCGTCGACGAGTATCTGTCGCTGATGCCCCTGGGCCGGTTGGGCCAGCCCCAGGACGTCGCCGACCTGGTCGGGTTCCTGGCCGGCCCCCAGTCTTCGTGGATAACCGGCCAGATCGTGGGGGTCGACGGAGGACACACGCTGCGGCGGGGGCCAGACATCACGGTCGGGTTCAGCGGTCGGCAATGA
- a CDS encoding M23 family metallopeptidase codes for MIGASVSTSGVWLLTVPIDVPLPGYTSSATAIDGASIAEQLAFAQACDQVGELPDFVKPVAGPLSSRFGIRTHPIWGIPILHAGADIAAAGGTPIVAAADGTVVAVDSRSAYGNTVVLDHGGRVATIYAHLSSVAVEVGQQLSSGEQLGSVGSTGFVTGAHLHLELRVDGEPIDPAPHMGL; via the coding sequence GTGATCGGAGCATCGGTCAGCACCTCGGGGGTTTGGTTGCTGACCGTGCCCATCGACGTGCCACTGCCGGGCTACACGTCGTCGGCAACCGCCATCGATGGGGCCTCCATCGCCGAACAGCTGGCCTTTGCGCAGGCATGCGATCAGGTCGGCGAGCTACCCGACTTCGTCAAGCCGGTGGCAGGTCCGCTGTCGTCGCGCTTCGGCATCAGGACCCACCCCATCTGGGGCATCCCGATCCTTCATGCCGGTGCCGACATCGCCGCCGCGGGCGGCACCCCGATCGTGGCCGCTGCCGATGGCACCGTCGTGGCCGTCGACAGTCGCAGCGCCTACGGCAATACGGTCGTACTCGATCACGGCGGGCGAGTGGCCACCATCTACGCCCACCTGTCGAGTGTGGCCGTCGAGGTCGGTCAGCAGTTGTCTTCCGGCGAACAGTTGGGTTCGGTGGGCTCTACCGGGTTCGTCACCGGCGCCCACCTGCACCTCGAGTTGCGGGTCGACGGCGAACCGATCGACCCCGCACCTCATATGGGCCTGTGA
- a CDS encoding DUF3524 domain-containing protein: MTNRSKNTASSVIVVVPWYGGSHRAWADGWRSVSRHRIELVATAPRTWRHRMLSGTAELADELEAAASRHGTPDVVVVSSLTDTAALLGLARRAVGDAAIVQYQHESQLLHPSLQPGDRHLVDIEWRSMAAADAVWFNSDFHRNLYLSTCPHDTSSLAARSSTMPVGVDLSQIAVDRRPASDPSRSVRLLFNQRWDADKRPQRVVAALASAAAAGARFEVVLAGEQPPDDDRGLLSACERLGQRVVHAGTATRSRYLELLHTCDAVVGDPLHEFFGVAAVEAMAAGCHPLLPQALSYPELVDHPQRLLHRSHDLVAQIITFCADPPAPDATLAAHVRRFDWSRIGPLYDEAIAGLAR; the protein is encoded by the coding sequence ATGACCAACCGCTCGAAAAACACAGCATCGTCGGTGATCGTCGTAGTGCCGTGGTACGGCGGGTCGCACCGTGCTTGGGCCGACGGGTGGCGCTCGGTCAGCCGCCACCGCATCGAACTGGTAGCCACCGCACCACGCACGTGGCGCCATCGGATGTTGTCAGGCACCGCCGAGCTGGCCGACGAGCTCGAAGCCGCGGCCAGCCGGCACGGAACCCCCGACGTCGTCGTGGTCAGCAGCCTCACCGACACCGCTGCGCTGCTCGGCCTGGCCAGGCGCGCTGTTGGCGACGCCGCCATAGTTCAGTACCAGCACGAGTCGCAGTTGTTGCACCCTTCACTGCAACCCGGCGACCGGCATCTGGTCGACATCGAGTGGCGTTCGATGGCAGCGGCCGACGCTGTTTGGTTCAACAGCGACTTCCACCGCAACCTGTATCTGTCGACGTGCCCCCACGACACCAGCTCGCTAGCGGCCAGGTCGTCGACAATGCCGGTGGGTGTCGATCTGAGTCAGATAGCGGTCGACCGGCGGCCCGCCAGCGACCCATCGAGGTCGGTGCGCCTGCTGTTCAACCAGCGCTGGGATGCCGACAAGCGGCCCCAGCGGGTCGTGGCGGCGCTGGCGAGCGCGGCCGCTGCGGGCGCCCGGTTCGAGGTCGTGCTGGCCGGCGAACAACCACCCGACGACGACAGGGGCCTGTTGTCGGCCTGCGAACGCCTGGGCCAGCGGGTCGTTCACGCCGGCACGGCAACGCGCTCTCGTTATCTCGAACTGCTCCACACCTGCGACGCGGTGGTGGGCGACCCGCTCCACGAGTTCTTCGGGGTGGCCGCTGTCGAGGCTATGGCTGCGGGTTGTCACCCGCTCTTACCCCAGGCGCTTTCGTACCCCGAGTTGGTCGACCACCCCCAACGCCTGCTGCATCGGTCGCACGACCTGGTGGCCCAGATCATCACCTTCTGCGCAGACCCACCCGCACCAGACGCCACTCTGGCGGCCCACGTGCGGCGCTTCGATTGGAGCCGGATCGGCCCTCTCTACGACGAAGCCATCGCCGGCCTGGCACGATAG
- a CDS encoding HTTM domain-containing protein yields the protein MTAALAQRLAVVRVAVFAYAAVYVAVRSPTIVDTSELDPARFDPIGGVAWLNTPLQSPVLAALVALAVLASGAAAAGWHYRICSPAAALAVLVVLSHRLSWGQVLHTENLVVLHACILAFTPAADAWSLDARSTTRRPRASDESDYTWALWLISAVTVSTYVIAAWAKLRIGGADWISGDVLRSHIAHDNLRKHLLGDPSSPLARFVVPQAWLFSPMAIGALALELAAPMALLGFRRVRHAWVVMAWLFHVAVLALMAIVFPYQLLGIAFLSFVDAEAIGQRLGRLRPISRRSSADLRR from the coding sequence ATGACTGCCGCTCTGGCCCAGCGCCTTGCGGTGGTTCGGGTCGCTGTGTTCGCCTACGCCGCCGTGTACGTGGCCGTGCGCTCGCCCACCATCGTCGACACGTCAGAGCTAGACCCTGCCCGCTTCGACCCGATCGGCGGTGTGGCATGGCTCAACACCCCGTTGCAGTCCCCGGTCTTGGCCGCGTTAGTCGCGCTTGCGGTGCTCGCCTCGGGCGCGGCAGCGGCCGGCTGGCACTATCGCATCTGCTCGCCGGCGGCGGCGTTGGCCGTGCTGGTCGTGTTGTCGCACCGCCTCAGCTGGGGCCAGGTCCTTCACACAGAGAACCTCGTGGTGCTCCACGCCTGCATCCTGGCCTTCACACCGGCAGCCGACGCCTGGTCGCTGGACGCACGCTCGACCACACGCCGACCCCGGGCAAGCGACGAATCCGACTACACGTGGGCGCTCTGGCTGATCAGCGCAGTGACCGTGTCGACCTACGTCATCGCAGCCTGGGCCAAGCTCAGAATCGGCGGGGCCGACTGGATCAGCGGTGATGTGCTGCGCAGCCATATCGCACACGACAACCTCCGCAAGCACCTGCTGGGCGACCCGTCCAGCCCGTTGGCACGCTTCGTGGTGCCCCAGGCGTGGCTGTTCTCGCCCATGGCCATCGGGGCGCTGGCTCTCGAGCTGGCGGCCCCGATGGCACTGCTGGGCTTCAGGCGCGTCCGACACGCCTGGGTGGTGATGGCATGGTTGTTTCACGTCGCCGTGCTGGCGTTGATGGCGATCGTGTTCCCCTACCAGTTGCTGGGGATCGCCTTCTTGTCGTTCGTGGACGCAGAGGCGATTGGCCAGCGGCTTGGTCGGCTGAGGCCGATCAGCCGGCGAAGCTCAGCAGATCTTCGACGCTGA